The following proteins are encoded in a genomic region of Bacillus mesophilus:
- the menC gene encoding o-succinylbenzoate synthase: MNPISIKKVVLHKLVMRLNDPFSTSFGTFQDKEFFVVEMIDENGVQGFGESVAFTSPWYSEETVKTNEHIMSDFLIPLLLSAPIHHPDEVSSRFSTIRSNNMAKSALEGAVWDLYAKRSNIPLAKALGGEKQQIDVGISIGIQPTVTELLRVIDQNVTEGYKRIKIKIKPGWDVDILKEVRKQFPSTALMADANSAYTLKDIEHLKKLDDLNLTMIEQPLAHDDIIDHAKLQSVLETPVCLDESIHSFDDVRHAVELGSCKIINVKIGRVGGLSESKRIHDYCKEQNIPVWCGGMLEAGIGRAHNIALTTLSQFNLPGDTAASSRYWSKDIIDPEVLVNNGVIQVPSSPGIGYEVNWTNLESYRVDKKVFVK; this comes from the coding sequence ATGAATCCAATATCAATCAAAAAGGTCGTTCTTCATAAATTAGTTATGAGACTTAACGACCCCTTCTCTACAAGCTTTGGTACATTTCAGGATAAAGAGTTTTTTGTTGTTGAAATGATTGATGAGAATGGAGTCCAAGGGTTTGGTGAATCCGTTGCATTTACCAGCCCATGGTATAGTGAAGAAACGGTTAAAACTAATGAACACATAATGAGTGATTTTTTAATTCCTCTACTTCTTTCGGCGCCTATTCATCATCCAGATGAGGTCTCTTCAAGATTCAGTACCATTCGTAGTAATAACATGGCTAAATCCGCATTAGAAGGTGCTGTCTGGGATTTATATGCTAAAAGAAGCAATATTCCTCTAGCAAAAGCCTTAGGAGGAGAAAAACAACAGATTGATGTAGGAATAAGCATAGGAATTCAACCAACTGTGACAGAGCTCCTTCGAGTAATCGATCAGAATGTAACAGAAGGTTATAAGCGAATCAAGATAAAGATTAAGCCAGGCTGGGATGTTGACATATTAAAAGAAGTGAGAAAGCAATTTCCGAGTACTGCTTTAATGGCTGATGCTAACTCTGCTTATACGTTAAAGGACATTGAACATTTAAAGAAGCTCGATGATTTAAATTTGACCATGATTGAACAACCTCTAGCTCATGATGATATTATTGATCACGCGAAGTTACAATCTGTGTTAGAGACACCGGTTTGTTTAGACGAGAGTATACATTCTTTTGATGATGTAAGACATGCTGTGGAGCTAGGAAGTTGTAAAATTATCAATGTTAAAATTGGTAGGGTTGGTGGGTTGAGCGAATCCAAACGAATTCATGATTACTGTAAGGAGCAAAACATTCCGGTTTGGTGTGGAGGAATGTTAGAAGCGGGTATCGGAAGAGCGCATAATATTGCGTTAACAACGTTAAGTCAATTCAACCTCCCAGGCGACACAGCAGCATCAAGTCGTTACTGGTCAAAGGACATTATTGACCCAGAGGTGTTGGTCAATAATGGAGTTATTCAGGTGCCTTCAAGTCCGGGAATTGGGTATGAGGTTAATTGGACTAATCTTGAATCTTACCGTGTAGATAAAAAAGTATTTGTCAAATAA
- a CDS encoding undecaprenyl-diphosphate phosphatase yields MEELMIILKYAFLGALQGFTEPIPISSSGHLVLAQEYFGLSVSENDFSFEVLMNFASLLAVLLIYRNDLTRLTENGLKYMTKRDSAYKTDFMFIVYLIVGTIPAGVIGLLLEDQISASFRGIAPIGGALIVTGLALWLIRNLKGRKSDRNLTLKDALIVGFAQAVALIPGISRSGATIVAAMGIGMKRETALRFSFLLYIPVSLGTIVLKINDMNVGDMLIPYLIAFIFSFVLSYFSLKWFMGLMERGNLKYFAYYCFVVGSFILITT; encoded by the coding sequence ATGGAAGAGTTAATGATCATACTTAAGTACGCCTTTCTAGGTGCGCTACAAGGTTTTACAGAACCCATACCAATCTCATCGAGTGGTCATCTGGTTTTAGCCCAAGAATATTTTGGACTGAGTGTATCTGAGAATGATTTCAGTTTTGAGGTTTTGATGAATTTTGCATCATTACTTGCAGTCTTACTTATTTACCGAAATGATCTAACAAGATTAACAGAAAACGGTTTGAAATATATGACCAAAAGAGACTCAGCCTATAAAACTGATTTTATGTTCATTGTTTATCTCATAGTTGGTACAATACCAGCTGGTGTAATTGGATTATTGCTTGAAGATCAAATTTCCGCATCATTTAGGGGAATTGCTCCGATTGGTGGTGCTCTAATAGTGACTGGTCTAGCACTATGGTTAATTAGAAATTTAAAAGGCCGAAAGAGTGATCGTAACCTTACTTTAAAAGATGCGCTAATCGTTGGGTTTGCTCAAGCTGTAGCGTTAATACCAGGAATAAGCAGGTCAGGAGCAACGATCGTTGCAGCCATGGGAATCGGAATGAAAAGGGAAACAGCCTTGAGATTTTCATTTTTATTATATATTCCTGTGAGTTTAGGAACCATCGTGCTAAAAATAAACGACATGAATGTTGGGGACATGCTGATTCCTTATTTAATTGCCTTTATTTTTTCATTTGTATTATCATATTTCTCCCTTAAATGGTTTATGGGCCTAATGGAGCGTGGCAATTTAAAATACTTTGCGTATTATTGTTTTGTAGTAGGTTCTTTCATCTTAATTACTACGTAA
- a CDS encoding aspartate/glutamate racemase family protein, with amino-acid sequence MKTIGLIGGMSWESSVGYYRVINEEVKRRLGGLHSATCILFSVDFEEIERYQAEGDWVSAGNKLAEVAQSLEKAGAEFIIICTNTMHKVIHFIEEKITIPILHIADATAKEIHKSKIQKVGLLGTKYTMEQDFYKSRLESNNLAVMVPTEADRVRLNNIIFNELCLGKIEQDSREFLKKVIDSLVDRGAEGIILGCTEIGLLIMAEDVNVPLYDTALIHAVEAVHFSLGIDE; translated from the coding sequence ATGAAAACAATCGGCTTAATAGGCGGAATGAGCTGGGAATCTTCAGTAGGATATTATCGTGTGATTAATGAAGAGGTTAAAAGAAGGCTAGGAGGATTACATTCAGCAACATGTATTCTTTTTAGTGTTGATTTTGAAGAGATTGAACGTTATCAAGCAGAAGGTGATTGGGTAAGTGCTGGTAATAAGCTTGCTGAAGTGGCACAGTCATTAGAAAAGGCAGGAGCAGAGTTCATTATTATTTGTACAAATACGATGCATAAAGTAATTCATTTTATAGAAGAAAAAATAACGATCCCAATTTTACATATTGCAGATGCTACAGCTAAAGAAATTCATAAGTCTAAGATTCAAAAAGTTGGTTTACTTGGCACAAAGTATACAATGGAACAGGATTTTTACAAATCACGTCTCGAATCTAATAATCTTGCTGTTATGGTACCAACAGAAGCGGATCGCGTCCGTTTAAATAACATCATCTTTAACGAATTATGTCTAGGTAAAATAGAGCAAGATTCTAGGGAGTTTCTTAAGAAAGTTATTGATAGTTTAGTTGATAGAGGAGCAGAAGGAATCATCCTAGGTTGTACGGAAATTGGCTTACTCATTATGGCTGAAGATGTAAACGTCCCATTATATGATACAGCTCTTATTCATGCGGTGGAGGCAGTCCACTTCTCATTAGGAATTGATGAGTAA
- a CDS encoding acyltransferase family protein, which yields MEKNSYEQKRRYDLDWIRVLATLVVFLYHCSMFFNPFPWHIKNSELNSSWVLVFSLFVGSWIMPIFFVISGISMVYALRKRKLLTFIKERFVRLGVPLIMGVLLLTPPQIYIERIVNNQFKGDFLGFYPHFFDGVYLDFGGTGNFAFFGLHLWYLLVLLLFSLLCLPLFKKFPSFKKVGTIHFLTPPLLLFLAGVVNTQKLGGWDLFIYLLLFIYGFYFFSSPTFVLTNKRLIKYSILVAVASTLIYIVWFMNHYPQHGSIESTIFYGIRTLNCWSLLLIIFYLANKFLSHNSHFLQYGSEASMPFYVIHQPVIVIVGYFIHDLNWAIPVKLLILIGISFAFNILIYHFVIRHLSVTRIIFGLKSKETKQVGDTEKLSIR from the coding sequence ATGGAGAAAAATAGTTATGAACAAAAGAGGCGATATGATTTAGATTGGATTCGTGTTCTAGCAACATTAGTTGTTTTCCTTTACCACTGTTCGATGTTCTTTAATCCGTTTCCTTGGCATATCAAAAATAGTGAGCTGAATTCATCTTGGGTTTTAGTTTTTTCTCTATTTGTAGGATCCTGGATCATGCCTATATTCTTTGTTATTTCAGGAATTAGTATGGTATACGCTCTTCGAAAGCGAAAACTACTTACCTTTATAAAGGAACGGTTTGTGCGGCTAGGAGTACCTCTTATAATGGGGGTATTACTTTTAACTCCACCTCAAATTTACATAGAGAGGATTGTTAACAACCAATTCAAAGGTGACTTTCTAGGATTTTATCCTCACTTCTTTGATGGGGTTTATCTAGATTTCGGTGGCACTGGGAATTTTGCCTTCTTTGGTTTGCATTTATGGTACTTGCTTGTATTGTTACTTTTCTCCTTACTTTGTTTACCACTTTTTAAAAAGTTCCCTAGTTTTAAGAAGGTGGGAACCATCCATTTTCTAACTCCACCTCTATTACTATTTTTAGCTGGAGTAGTGAATACACAAAAACTAGGTGGTTGGGATTTATTTATTTATTTACTTCTTTTTATATATGGATTCTATTTCTTTTCCAGTCCGACATTCGTGTTGACAAATAAAAGACTAATAAAATACTCTATACTGGTCGCTGTTGCATCCACTTTGATATACATCGTATGGTTTATGAACCATTACCCACAACATGGGTCTATTGAAAGTACGATTTTCTATGGAATTCGAACACTTAACTGTTGGTCTCTTTTACTAATCATATTCTATCTGGCTAACAAGTTTTTATCACATAATAGCCATTTCTTACAATACGGAAGTGAAGCATCTATGCCTTTTTATGTGATTCATCAACCTGTTATCGTAATTGTTGGTTACTTCATACATGATTTAAATTGGGCAATACCTGTTAAGCTACTCATTCTAATTGGAATTTCTTTTGCCTTCAATATACTAATCTATCATTTTGTGATTCGTCACCTATCTGTCACCCGGATTATATTTGGTTTAAAATCAAAAGAAACAAAACAAGTGGGAGATACGGAGAAATTGTCTATTAGGTAA
- the rluF gene encoding 23S rRNA pseudouridine(2604) synthase RluF, which translates to MRINKYISETGICSRREADKWVADKRVTINGKLAEPGSQVGEGDEVRVDNKPIKSKPKLVYIALNKPVGITSTTERHIKGNIVDYVNHPLRIFPIGRLDKDSDGLILMTNDGDIVNKILRAEGKHEKEYIVTVDKPITQKFLNGMAQGVEILDTKTLPCKVYQESKYVFRIILTQGLNRQIRRMCAAFDFNVKKLQRTRIMNIHLGKLPIGKWRDLTTEELNQLFKDTNYEPNRDTM; encoded by the coding sequence ATGAGAATTAATAAATACATAAGTGAAACTGGTATATGTTCAAGACGTGAAGCAGATAAATGGGTTGCCGATAAGCGAGTAACAATTAATGGGAAGCTTGCTGAGCCTGGTAGTCAAGTAGGAGAAGGTGACGAGGTTCGAGTAGATAATAAGCCTATAAAAAGTAAACCGAAGCTAGTCTATATTGCATTAAACAAACCTGTTGGAATTACTTCTACAACAGAAAGACATATAAAAGGAAATATCGTTGATTATGTGAATCATCCCCTCCGTATATTCCCGATTGGGAGACTCGATAAAGACTCGGATGGTTTGATTTTAATGACAAATGATGGTGATATCGTTAATAAAATATTACGTGCCGAAGGGAAACATGAAAAAGAGTATATTGTTACAGTGGATAAGCCCATCACTCAAAAATTCCTAAATGGTATGGCACAGGGTGTAGAAATACTAGATACGAAAACCCTACCTTGTAAGGTGTATCAAGAATCTAAATATGTTTTTAGGATTATTTTAACTCAAGGGTTAAATCGTCAAATCCGCAGGATGTGTGCTGCGTTTGATTTTAATGTAAAAAAACTACAAAGAACTAGAATCATGAATATCCATTTAGGCAAACTTCCGATTGGTAAATGGAGAGATCTCACTACTGAAGAATTAAATCAACTATTTAAAGATACGAATTACGAACCGAATCGAGATACTATGTAA
- a CDS encoding lactate 2-monooxygenase produces MTYGNQVQLKVYQQIEENIIPVTYEELEAKAKAHLKKEPFYYVAASAGAEVTARNNNRAFDKWQIVPRMLCDTSTRDLSVELYGKRYKYPILCAPVGVQSIIHPDGELGSARAAAAMEVPFVASTASTYSLEKVAEESPNGEKWFQLYWSSDREIAVSMVKRAETAGYSAIVITLDTPMMAWREKDIEHKYLPFLQGEGIGNYLEDPVFCSRLTTSPKEDMTSAIMLWAKIFGNPALTWKDLNYIRMQTNLPILLKGILHPDDARLALEHGVDGIIVSNHGGRQVDGAITSIEALPEICDVVQDQIPVLLDSGIRRGADIVKALSLGAKAVLVGRPYMYGLALAGEEGVKQVLRNLIADFDLTMALSGKSTISELNRDLLKKV; encoded by the coding sequence ATGACATACGGAAACCAAGTACAGTTAAAGGTGTATCAGCAAATTGAGGAAAATATTATTCCAGTAACATATGAAGAGCTTGAGGCGAAGGCAAAGGCTCATTTGAAAAAGGAGCCATTTTACTATGTGGCAGCATCTGCAGGAGCTGAGGTAACGGCAAGAAATAATAACCGTGCCTTTGACAAGTGGCAAATCGTGCCTAGAATGCTTTGCGATACTTCTACAAGAGATTTAAGTGTGGAGCTTTATGGTAAAAGGTATAAGTACCCTATCCTTTGTGCTCCTGTTGGAGTACAGTCGATTATACACCCTGATGGAGAATTAGGCAGTGCTCGTGCGGCTGCAGCAATGGAAGTACCTTTTGTAGCAAGTACTGCTTCCACTTATAGTTTAGAAAAAGTTGCAGAGGAAAGTCCTAATGGTGAAAAGTGGTTTCAGCTGTATTGGAGTAGTGACCGTGAAATAGCCGTCAGTATGGTAAAAAGAGCAGAGACAGCAGGCTATAGTGCTATTGTGATTACACTAGATACACCAATGATGGCTTGGCGCGAAAAAGATATTGAACACAAGTACTTACCATTTTTACAAGGAGAAGGTATTGGTAATTATTTAGAGGATCCGGTGTTCTGTTCAAGATTAACCACTTCTCCCAAAGAGGATATGACATCTGCAATCATGTTATGGGCAAAGATATTTGGAAATCCTGCTTTAACATGGAAGGACTTGAATTATATTAGGATGCAAACTAACTTACCAATTCTCTTAAAAGGAATTTTACACCCTGATGATGCAAGGTTAGCGTTAGAGCATGGAGTGGATGGTATTATTGTCAGTAACCATGGCGGAAGACAGGTAGATGGTGCTATTACCTCTATTGAAGCCTTGCCAGAAATTTGTGATGTGGTACAAGATCAAATTCCAGTCTTACTTGATAGTGGAATTCGAAGAGGAGCTGACATAGTAAAGGCGCTTTCCTTAGGTGCTAAAGCAGTTCTAGTTGGACGACCTTATATGTACGGATTAGCTTTGGCAGGGGAAGAAGGGGTAAAGCAGGTACTTCGAAATTTAATAGCAGATTTTGATCTAACCATGGCGTTATCAGGAAAATCGACTATTTCAGAACTAAATAGAGATCTACTCAAAAAGGTTTAA
- a CDS encoding alpha/beta hydrolase: protein MKEIEVTIASVVTLRGTMAIPDGENQKLPAVIIIPGSGKLDRNGKVNKKMDLQVYRQLAHFISKLGFITLRYDKRGVGESEGDFFETGMWDLVNDAKEGINFLKKCPEVDAEKIIVLGHSEGAMIATAIAVREPIGGLILLSGAVERLEEALMRQRELVTKDILAAKGFLGWLLRLLGTHKKVEKQAQKFLGKLMDSKEDVIKVQFQKINAKWFREHFAYNVREDLGKIDTRTLAITGERDIQANPDVISRLSNYVKGESDYYVIPNMGHSLKMQEATSTMFTVKKDLIKESGQPLHPELEITLQKWLEKYYLEG, encoded by the coding sequence ATGAAAGAAATAGAGGTTACTATAGCTTCTGTTGTTACATTACGAGGAACTATGGCTATACCAGATGGAGAAAATCAGAAACTGCCTGCAGTCATCATCATACCAGGCTCAGGTAAACTAGACCGGAATGGTAAAGTAAATAAGAAGATGGATCTCCAAGTGTATCGACAACTAGCCCATTTTATATCCAAGTTAGGTTTTATTACACTTCGGTATGACAAACGAGGTGTGGGAGAAAGTGAAGGGGATTTTTTTGAAACTGGAATGTGGGATTTAGTCAATGACGCTAAAGAGGGTATTAATTTTTTAAAGAAGTGCCCAGAAGTGGATGCTGAAAAGATTATTGTGCTAGGTCATAGCGAAGGTGCAATGATTGCTACAGCAATTGCTGTAAGGGAGCCTATTGGGGGACTAATCTTATTATCTGGAGCAGTTGAAAGGTTAGAAGAAGCCTTAATGCGACAACGTGAGCTTGTGACAAAGGATATACTAGCCGCAAAAGGATTTCTTGGCTGGTTGTTAAGATTGCTAGGAACTCATAAAAAAGTTGAAAAGCAGGCTCAAAAGTTCTTGGGTAAACTGATGGATTCAAAGGAAGATGTAATAAAGGTTCAGTTTCAAAAGATTAATGCTAAATGGTTCCGAGAGCACTTTGCTTATAATGTTCGTGAAGACCTTGGAAAGATAGATACACGTACTCTAGCTATTACTGGTGAGCGAGATATACAAGCTAACCCAGACGTCATTAGTAGGCTATCAAACTATGTAAAAGGCGAATCGGACTACTATGTTATTCCAAATATGGGTCACTCATTAAAGATGCAAGAAGCAACTTCTACTATGTTTACAGTGAAGAAGGACCTTATTAAGGAATCAGGACAACCGTTACATCCAGAATTGGAAATAACGCTCCAGAAATGGCTTGAAAAGTATTATCTAGAGGGTTAG
- a CDS encoding helix-turn-helix domain-containing protein — protein MSESKADLLLHPIRMRILQSLINESLSAQQMREKLPEVPQATFYRHLKKLYESGTIFVTDEQPIRGTIEKVYSLSPNNSQINNGDLSEYTKDQHLELFMKYMANLLSEYEQYVSQGSFDFEKDGVSLRQATIFLSDEEFKDFLQEVSQAYAKVIKNQPSPNRKKRTFANIIIPGINQ, from the coding sequence ATGAGTGAATCAAAAGCAGATCTTTTACTACACCCCATTAGGATGAGGATTCTCCAGTCGTTAATTAATGAATCCCTAAGTGCCCAGCAAATGAGGGAGAAATTGCCGGAAGTCCCACAAGCAACCTTTTATCGTCACCTCAAGAAACTCTATGAGTCAGGAACTATATTTGTAACGGATGAACAGCCAATACGTGGAACGATAGAAAAGGTCTACTCTCTTTCTCCAAATAATTCTCAGATCAATAATGGAGACCTTTCCGAATATACGAAGGATCAACACTTGGAGCTTTTTATGAAATATATGGCCAATTTGCTTTCAGAGTATGAACAATATGTATCACAGGGTTCATTTGATTTTGAAAAAGATGGCGTTTCATTAAGGCAAGCAACGATCTTTTTATCTGACGAAGAGTTTAAGGATTTTCTGCAAGAGGTTAGTCAAGCCTATGCAAAGGTGATAAAAAACCAACCTTCACCTAATAGAAAGAAAAGAACCTTTGCCAATATAATTATTCCAGGAATAAACCAATAA
- a CDS encoding VOC family protein — translation MSIVFDHLVHFTKEPNAAREEFLKLGFHAIKGGNHPNWGTYNSLCYFQELRYIEWIGFTDHSIAESSDSILIQQILKDFPTEGFSQLAFRTDDIDSLKLSLQKKGLQTVGPVEGSRKKEDGTTLSWAMLFIEDEEEQSLRSPFFIQWGKGDQDRTKEMRNLMVHSNKASSISYIGLAVKDSVSVVQRYASLLDLPIPIQSEKDKVGSYFELVLQDFSLRFYEPNTQELINFIEDKGEKPFICKIAGLDSDQFVEINGGLYSI, via the coding sequence ATGTCAATTGTTTTTGATCATCTTGTTCATTTCACAAAAGAACCAAATGCAGCTAGAGAGGAATTTCTGAAACTTGGGTTTCATGCCATAAAGGGTGGAAATCATCCAAATTGGGGTACATATAATTCACTCTGTTACTTTCAGGAGCTTCGCTACATTGAATGGATTGGTTTTACAGATCATAGCATTGCGGAATCTTCTGATAGTATTTTGATTCAACAAATTTTAAAAGATTTTCCTACTGAAGGATTCTCACAGCTCGCTTTCCGAACAGATGACATTGACTCATTGAAACTATCTCTACAGAAAAAGGGATTACAAACGGTGGGTCCAGTTGAAGGAAGTCGTAAAAAAGAGGACGGAACAACTCTTAGCTGGGCAATGCTTTTCATTGAAGATGAAGAAGAACAGTCTCTTCGTTCACCGTTTTTTATTCAATGGGGAAAAGGTGATCAAGACCGTACTAAAGAAATGAGGAATTTGATGGTTCACTCTAACAAGGCCTCATCTATTTCCTATATTGGACTAGCTGTAAAAGATTCAGTATCTGTTGTACAGAGGTATGCTTCACTATTAGACTTACCTATTCCCATCCAATCAGAAAAGGATAAAGTAGGTTCTTATTTTGAGTTAGTTCTACAGGACTTTAGTTTAAGATTTTACGAGCCTAATACACAGGAGTTAATAAATTTTATTGAAGATAAAGGTGAAAAGCCATTCATATGTAAAATAGCAGGACTAGATTCCGATCAATTCGTAGAAATTAATGGCGGACTATATTCAATTTAA
- a CDS encoding glycerate kinase — MNIIVAPDSFKGSLTSLEAGSAIKKGVLSEIPQANIEVIPMADGGEGTLSTLLFATKGSRFKVDVMGPLGKRVETQYGVLGNGDTVVIEMALISGLPMVPEGQRNPLYTTTFGIGEVILEAINSGYRKFIIGLGGSATNDGGLGMLQALGVTFLNDYGHSVRPFGESVSEVTIVDYSTLDSRVKECSFQIASDVENPLCGPNGASAVFGPQKGADQEIVQFLDKALSKFASLVEKEIKTSFAEVEGAGAAGGLGFAFLTIGGEIVSGAKLIGEATGLKDKILKSDLVITGEGQSDFQTLFGKVPGYIGKLAFEQNVNAVLISGSLGKGYEKLYDYFLSCDSISTGPMSLQESMLNAEELLYKKAKNLARLLAR; from the coding sequence ATGAATATTATTGTTGCACCAGATTCCTTTAAAGGGAGCTTAACATCCTTAGAAGCAGGGTCAGCTATTAAAAAAGGCGTCTTAAGTGAAATCCCTCAGGCAAATATCGAAGTGATACCAATGGCTGATGGAGGGGAAGGGACCCTCAGTACCCTTTTATTTGCAACAAAGGGTAGTCGCTTCAAAGTAGATGTGATGGGTCCGCTTGGTAAAAGAGTTGAAACTCAGTATGGAGTTTTAGGGAATGGTGACACAGTTGTCATAGAAATGGCTTTGATATCGGGTCTACCTATGGTACCTGAGGGTCAACGCAACCCTTTGTATACAACAACATTCGGAATTGGAGAAGTCATTCTAGAAGCAATCAATTCTGGATATCGAAAATTTATTATTGGATTAGGAGGAAGCGCAACTAACGATGGAGGTTTAGGTATGCTACAAGCACTCGGTGTAACATTCCTTAACGATTATGGTCATAGCGTGAGACCTTTTGGAGAATCCGTATCAGAGGTCACAATCGTCGACTACTCAACTTTAGATTCTAGAGTGAAAGAATGTAGCTTTCAAATTGCAAGTGATGTAGAAAATCCTCTTTGTGGACCAAACGGAGCATCAGCGGTTTTTGGCCCTCAAAAAGGTGCTGACCAAGAAATCGTTCAGTTTTTAGATAAAGCTCTTTCAAAGTTTGCTAGCTTAGTAGAAAAAGAGATTAAGACTAGCTTTGCAGAAGTTGAGGGAGCAGGAGCTGCAGGTGGGCTCGGGTTTGCCTTTCTAACAATTGGTGGAGAAATTGTCTCTGGAGCCAAGTTAATAGGGGAGGCAACAGGCTTAAAAGATAAAATCTTGAAGTCTGATTTAGTGATAACAGGAGAGGGGCAGAGTGATTTTCAAACCCTTTTCGGAAAGGTACCGGGTTACATCGGAAAGCTAGCATTTGAACAAAATGTAAACGCTGTTTTGATTTCCGGTAGCTTAGGAAAAGGCTATGAGAAATTATACGATTATTTCCTAAGCTGTGATTCAATTTCTACAGGGCCAATGTCTCTACAAGAAAGTATGCTAAATGCAGAAGAGCTTTTATATAAAAAGGCAAAAAATCTTGCTAGATTACTGGCAAGATAA
- a CDS encoding GNAT family N-acetyltransferase — protein sequence MLHIKTLTTLQEVKSVQAVEEQVWNSPSIPEHQIYTAIQNGGILLGAYLDNNLIGFLYSFPGYKEGSIYLCSHMLGILPGYRKSGIGHQLKEKQRELALQKGYSLITWTFDPLESVNAYLNIHKLKGITGSYLENHYGNLNDSLNQGMPTDRFLVEWWINSKHVNDENTNSLSINEYKALIAIEQDKLGFPYIVDTYNQELSQNHYLVPVPENFQQIKKDRPELAMEWRLETRTQFQKLLSKGYVAADIRRESKNGVSYYVFSLKNSLSI from the coding sequence GTGCTTCATATTAAAACATTAACAACTCTTCAAGAGGTTAAGAGTGTTCAAGCAGTCGAGGAACAAGTGTGGAATAGTCCTTCCATACCTGAACATCAAATATATACTGCCATTCAAAATGGTGGGATTCTACTAGGAGCATACTTAGATAATAATTTAATCGGTTTTTTATATAGCTTTCCTGGTTATAAGGAAGGTTCAATCTATTTATGCTCACATATGCTTGGAATCTTGCCGGGATATCGTAAAAGCGGGATAGGACATCAATTGAAGGAAAAACAGAGGGAACTAGCCTTGCAAAAAGGATATTCCTTGATCACATGGACGTTTGATCCGTTAGAAAGTGTAAATGCCTACTTAAATATACACAAGCTAAAAGGAATTACTGGTTCATATTTGGAGAACCACTATGGTAATCTTAATGACTCGTTAAATCAGGGAATGCCGACTGATCGGTTTTTAGTAGAGTGGTGGATTAACAGCAAGCATGTTAACGATGAGAACACCAACTCTCTCTCGATAAATGAATATAAAGCCTTAATTGCTATAGAACAAGATAAGCTTGGCTTTCCGTATATAGTTGACACATACAACCAAGAACTATCTCAAAATCATTACTTAGTACCGGTACCAGAAAACTTTCAACAGATCAAAAAGGATAGGCCAGAACTAGCCATGGAATGGAGATTAGAAACAAGAACACAATTTCAGAAATTATTATCTAAGGGATATGTTGCAGCTGATATTAGAAGAGAGTCAAAGAATGGTGTAAGCTACTATGTGTTTTCTTTAAAAAATAGTCTGAGCATTTAG